The following coding sequences lie in one Methylotuvimicrobium alcaliphilum 20Z genomic window:
- a CDS encoding ATP-binding protein, whose product MRYSLKGVLLFALLSATIVIWAVTAYISYKVTRDEVVKLFNAELEQSAQALYSFVGQLLYKGSLNELWDLDSPEKTPPPDQQLTQLRKKISFQLIDKTEGLILRSQTAPKQPMSHSTNGYTKTEVAGHTWHVFSVSNDEDEYIVHVGQRDDIRQELKDEIANHLIKPLLISLPLFGLVIWIIVGRSLKPVNRLARQLAKREANYLKPLSTRWLPTEIIPVVEALNTLFIQLEKAFENERRFTADASHELKTPLAGLLTQAQVAIKTTDDGVRQQALSRIEQAVKRMTGLVQQLLTFSRIESDPSYLTKQPIKLSNEIIQIIAEMEPEAHKKQITMGFDNDTDSLVMVNSLLINILIRNIVDNAIKYTPRGGKILISLTAQGNRPCLCVEDSGPGIPVEQLENAYQRFYRCVETANHTQGSGLGLSMVKRIAVLHHAELQMNKSRFGGLSIALLFPTPRTEYPVAPNINPDFFNKPPYAWHQLKK is encoded by the coding sequence ATGCGTTACTCACTTAAAGGCGTGCTGCTGTTTGCATTGCTTTCGGCAACGATAGTCATCTGGGCCGTTACGGCTTATATTAGTTATAAAGTCACACGCGACGAAGTAGTAAAACTATTCAATGCCGAACTCGAACAATCGGCTCAAGCGTTATATTCGTTTGTCGGACAATTGCTCTATAAAGGCTCTCTGAATGAATTGTGGGATTTGGACAGCCCTGAAAAAACGCCGCCACCCGACCAGCAACTCACGCAATTACGTAAAAAAATATCGTTTCAATTGATCGATAAAACCGAAGGCTTGATTTTAAGGTCGCAAACCGCACCCAAGCAACCGATGTCGCATTCGACAAACGGCTACACCAAAACCGAGGTAGCGGGACATACCTGGCATGTTTTCAGCGTTTCCAATGATGAAGACGAATATATCGTTCATGTCGGTCAACGTGACGATATCCGTCAGGAATTGAAAGACGAAATCGCCAATCATTTGATCAAACCGTTATTGATTAGCTTGCCTTTATTCGGTCTGGTCATTTGGATCATTGTCGGCCGCTCGCTCAAACCGGTCAATCGCCTGGCACGGCAACTAGCGAAGCGTGAGGCTAATTACTTAAAACCCCTATCGACCCGCTGGCTTCCAACTGAAATCATACCGGTAGTCGAGGCCTTGAACACTTTATTCATTCAGCTTGAGAAGGCTTTCGAAAACGAACGGCGCTTTACGGCCGACGCTTCGCATGAACTTAAAACCCCACTCGCAGGTTTGTTGACTCAAGCCCAAGTCGCGATAAAAACAACCGACGATGGCGTCAGACAACAAGCATTAAGCCGTATTGAACAAGCAGTGAAACGCATGACCGGCCTAGTACAACAGCTATTGACTTTTTCGCGCATCGAATCGGACCCCAGTTACTTGACTAAACAACCGATCAAATTGAGCAATGAAATTATTCAAATCATTGCCGAAATGGAACCGGAAGCCCATAAAAAACAAATTACCATGGGCTTTGATAACGACACCGACAGTTTAGTCATGGTCAATTCCTTACTCATCAATATCTTAATAAGAAATATCGTCGATAACGCAATCAAATACACGCCAAGAGGCGGCAAAATATTGATTAGCCTGACCGCACAAGGAAACCGCCCTTGTTTATGTGTCGAAGATTCGGGGCCGGGCATTCCGGTCGAACAACTCGAAAATGCGTATCAACGTTTTTACCGTTGCGTTGAAACCGCCAACCATACCCAAGGCAGCGGCCTCGGCTTATCGATGGTAAAAAGAATCGCTGTCTTGCATCATGCCGAATTACAGATGAATAAATCCCGCTTTGGCGGCCTGAGTATCGCGTTACTCTTTCCAACCCCACGAACCGAATACCCGGTTGCCCCAAACATCAATCCGGATTTTTTTAACAAACCGCCTTATGCTTGGCACCAACTAAAAAAATAA
- the hemW gene encoding radical SAM family heme chaperone HemW, with amino-acid sequence MCKKILPPISLYIHIPWCIKKCPYCDFNSHAVKGELPEIRYIDALLQDLSLDLERFAVRQPTIGTIFIGGGTPSLFSPEAIDRLLCGIRCQTKLADNAEITLEANPGTFESGKFAEFRAIGINRLSIGVQSFNDEQLKKLGRVHSSAEAIHAAEIAQRVGFSNFNLDLMFGLPEISGYSGLSDIRTAVDMNPTHISFYQLTLEPNTYFHKFPPQLPGEESIFAGQMQCQALLESAGYWQYEISAYSKPGAQCRHNRNYWQFGDYLGIGAGAHGKISLELPFEVYRSVKPKSPELYMQTLGEEKPVLCEADNLPIEFAMNHFRLKEGFTEAHYRAVTGLSLDSLQPGLEQCIAQGLVDFTDDHYRCSEHGWNFLDTILEKFIR; translated from the coding sequence ATGTGCAAAAAAATCTTGCCGCCGATAAGCTTATACATTCACATACCTTGGTGCATCAAAAAGTGCCCCTATTGCGATTTCAATTCTCATGCGGTCAAGGGCGAGTTACCCGAAATTCGCTATATCGATGCTTTGTTGCAAGATTTGAGCCTAGATTTGGAGCGCTTTGCCGTTCGGCAGCCCACCATTGGGACGATATTCATTGGCGGCGGAACGCCCAGTTTGTTCTCACCCGAAGCGATCGATCGATTGCTTTGCGGTATTAGGTGTCAAACGAAGTTAGCCGATAACGCCGAAATCACGCTCGAAGCCAATCCGGGTACCTTTGAAAGCGGTAAATTCGCTGAATTTCGAGCTATCGGGATTAATCGATTATCGATCGGCGTGCAAAGTTTTAATGATGAGCAATTGAAAAAATTGGGACGGGTTCATTCGTCGGCAGAGGCGATTCACGCGGCGGAAATTGCGCAACGGGTCGGCTTTTCCAATTTTAATTTGGACTTAATGTTCGGTTTGCCGGAAATTTCCGGATATAGCGGCTTGTCCGATATTCGTACCGCCGTCGATATGAACCCGACCCATATCTCTTTTTATCAGTTGACGTTGGAGCCGAATACTTATTTTCATAAGTTTCCGCCGCAATTGCCGGGAGAGGAAAGTATTTTTGCCGGGCAAATGCAATGCCAAGCACTATTGGAAAGCGCGGGCTATTGGCAGTACGAAATTTCCGCCTACAGCAAGCCGGGTGCTCAGTGCCGACATAACCGCAATTATTGGCAATTCGGCGATTATCTGGGGATCGGCGCAGGCGCGCACGGTAAAATAAGTTTGGAGCTACCCTTCGAGGTTTATCGTAGCGTTAAACCTAAAAGCCCCGAGTTATATATGCAAACCCTTGGCGAGGAAAAACCCGTCTTGTGCGAAGCCGATAATCTTCCTATTGAATTCGCGATGAATCATTTCCGGCTTAAAGAGGGTTTTACCGAAGCGCACTATCGCGCCGTTACGGGGTTGAGTCTCGACAGTCTGCAGCCGGGCCTTGAGCAATGTATCGCGCAAGGCTTGGTCGATTTTACGGATGATCATTACCGCTGCTCGGAGCACGGTTGGAATTTTCTCGATACTATCCTTGAAAAATTCATTCGTTGA
- the trpE gene encoding anthranilate synthase component I — translation MTPEQFKQHALQGFNRIPISREILADLDTPLSAYLKLADGPYSYLFESVHGGEQWGRYSIIGLPCRTVVKVIGNEIRVERDGEAIEILIHENPLAWIEAFKDRYKVPDIEGSPRFNGGLVGYFGYETIGYIEPRLKSTNKPDPLGTPDILLMVSEEILVFDNLSGKLLLLTHADPEQDNAYQDAVNRLDDLAVRLREQKARSETHKAPKQVEESHFVSGFTQQGFEQAVLKAKEYIVDGDIMQVVLSQRLSIPYSASPLNLYRALRCLNPSPYMYFLNLENFHIVGSSPEILVRLEDGTVTVRPIAGTRPRGATHEQDLDLERELLADPKELAEHLMLIDLGRNDAGRVSRTGTVQLTDKMIVERYSHVMHIVSNVTGELQEGKNAFDVLAATFPAGTVSGAPKIRAMEIIDELEPVKRGVYSGAVGYIAWSGNLDTAIAIRTAVIKDKTLHIQAGAGIVYDSVPINEWEETMNKGRAVFRAVSMAEAGLEGEQS, via the coding sequence ATGACACCCGAACAATTTAAACAGCATGCCCTGCAAGGCTTTAACCGAATTCCGATCAGCCGGGAAATTCTCGCAGATTTGGACACGCCGCTCAGCGCTTACCTAAAACTGGCCGACGGTCCCTATTCGTATTTATTCGAATCCGTGCACGGCGGCGAGCAGTGGGGCCGCTATTCGATTATCGGCCTGCCTTGTCGAACTGTCGTTAAAGTTATCGGCAATGAAATCCGAGTTGAGCGAGACGGCGAAGCCATTGAAATATTGATTCATGAAAACCCGCTGGCCTGGATCGAAGCATTCAAAGATCGTTACAAAGTCCCCGATATCGAAGGGTCGCCACGCTTTAACGGCGGACTAGTCGGTTATTTCGGCTATGAAACCATCGGCTATATCGAACCTCGACTCAAGTCGACAAACAAACCGGACCCGCTCGGCACGCCCGACATATTACTAATGGTGTCCGAAGAAATACTGGTCTTCGATAATTTATCCGGAAAACTGCTGCTCTTGACTCATGCCGACCCCGAGCAAGACAATGCCTACCAAGACGCCGTAAATCGCCTGGACGATTTGGCAGTCCGGCTACGCGAACAAAAAGCACGTTCCGAGACTCACAAAGCGCCGAAACAAGTCGAGGAATCGCATTTCGTTTCCGGCTTCACGCAGCAAGGTTTCGAGCAGGCCGTGTTGAAAGCGAAAGAATATATTGTCGACGGCGATATCATGCAAGTCGTGCTGTCGCAACGCTTGTCGATCCCGTATAGCGCCTCGCCGCTTAATTTATACCGCGCGTTGCGTTGTCTGAATCCTTCGCCGTACATGTATTTTCTAAATCTCGAGAATTTTCATATCGTCGGTTCGTCGCCCGAGATCCTGGTACGCCTCGAAGACGGCACGGTTACGGTTCGCCCGATCGCCGGAACCCGCCCGCGCGGCGCGACGCACGAGCAAGACCTTGACCTGGAAAGGGAACTGCTTGCCGACCCGAAAGAACTGGCCGAACATTTGATGTTGATCGATCTCGGCCGCAACGACGCCGGTCGCGTCTCGCGTACCGGCACCGTGCAACTTACCGACAAAATGATCGTCGAACGTTATTCGCATGTCATGCATATCGTCTCTAACGTCACCGGAGAATTACAAGAAGGCAAAAACGCCTTCGATGTCTTGGCTGCGACATTCCCGGCCGGCACGGTTAGCGGCGCGCCAAAAATCCGCGCGATGGAAATCATCGATGAACTGGAACCGGTCAAGCGCGGCGTCTATTCGGGCGCGGTCGGTTATATCGCGTGGTCGGGCAATCTCGATACCGCGATTGCGATCCGCACCGCCGTGATCAAGGATAAAACCTTGCACATTCAAGCGGGTGCCGGCATCGTTTACGATTCGGTGCCGATTAACGAATGGGAAGAGACGATGAACAAAGGCCGGGCCGTATTCCGAGCCGTCAGCATGGCCGAGGCAGGCTTGGAAGGAGAACAATCATGA
- a CDS encoding fumarylacetoacetate hydrolase family protein, with protein sequence MKLITFTHNRQTRIGAVVGDEIVDGFGDSALPSLMIDFLSAGESALEALQKLIDAGTHRLPVAEVKVHAPVPRPGKYLAISLNYAEHIEETGKEKPEYPTFFNKQTTCVIGSGEPIHRPKVSEKLDYEGELAFVIGQRCRHVPLEQAHQVIAGFTIANDVSVRDWQARSPTMTLGKSFDTHGPLGPWLVTPDEIIDPHNLTIKTWVNDELRQNSNTRHMIFNCYQMIAYLSQVMTLEPGDVIATGTPSGVGVKMKPRGYLKPGQTVRIEIEGIGELCNSVVEEPNAIECR encoded by the coding sequence ATGAAATTAATTACTTTTACGCATAATCGGCAAACGCGAATTGGCGCTGTCGTCGGCGATGAAATTGTCGACGGTTTCGGGGATAGTGCGCTTCCTTCCTTGATGATCGACTTTCTGAGTGCTGGAGAGTCGGCATTGGAGGCGTTGCAAAAACTCATCGATGCAGGCACGCACCGCCTGCCGGTTGCAGAGGTGAAAGTGCATGCACCGGTGCCGAGACCAGGGAAATATTTGGCGATCAGCCTCAATTATGCCGAACACATTGAAGAAACCGGCAAGGAAAAACCCGAATACCCGACATTTTTCAATAAGCAAACAACTTGTGTAATCGGTAGCGGTGAACCGATTCATCGGCCTAAGGTATCGGAAAAACTGGATTATGAGGGCGAGTTGGCTTTTGTAATAGGCCAGCGTTGCCGTCATGTGCCTCTGGAGCAAGCGCATCAAGTCATCGCAGGCTTCACGATTGCCAACGATGTGTCGGTTAGGGATTGGCAGGCCCGTTCGCCGACGATGACGCTGGGTAAGTCGTTCGATACACATGGCCCGCTCGGGCCATGGCTAGTCACGCCGGATGAAATCATCGATCCGCATAATTTGACGATCAAGACCTGGGTTAATGATGAATTACGGCAAAATTCCAATACTCGGCACATGATTTTTAATTGCTATCAAATGATTGCTTATTTGAGTCAAGTTATGACGCTCGAGCCTGGCGATGTCATTGCAACCGGCACGCCGTCAGGCGTCGGCGTTAAAATGAAACCGCGAGGTTATCTGAAGCCCGGGCAAACGGTTCGTATTGAAATCGAAGGTATTGGCGAGTTATGCAATTCAGTCGTCGAAGAGCCTAATGCTATCGAATGTCGATAA
- a CDS encoding dynamin family protein: MRNPEFKEQLHEYSQWRSQLIQAIEMYQEWRIRYGMNDVHSTGTILNILNGLESDRVTLAFVAEFSRGKTELINALFFAETGVRLLPSAPGRTTMSPTEVFYDEEGGSYIRLLNIESRLEDISLAEYKNNPARWTQIDLNFDSPTQMQEAFKELIATKSVPRDVADKLGLWNEREAAEQGVVNPETVEIPCWRHALISFPHPLLKEGLCILDTPGLNALGTEPELTLNMLPSAQAIIFVLAADTGVTKSDLEMWRNHVCSARGGRKHGLAVVMNKIDSMWDDLAGETGYDAAIESQISTSAGILNIDESSIFPVSAKQALLAKVKSDNVLLEKSRLYSLEKYLSDDILKQRRQILLNTIKKDIGFLVGESSNLTDGKLTNATKQLEEFKKLDFENHEMTEKLMAETRDRQQHYMVNVENFQASRKVFSVQAKILIDSFAKEKVDEIIRQTREDMTKSLTTYGMKQQIRKLFDDLRDLLQDAVDTTNETRRLVKAIHKKFQDEYGFKEIEPQLFSIKQYQFELEQIFEEGEAFRTSAKTTLTEQSIVVNRLYSTLISKARNIMKHAQKDAAAWSNSVLTPLMHQIKDHKKQIEGRLQMLRKINESKGSVAENIAILEQELEPLKRQRSELATIIKAMQLDMSADSEQ, translated from the coding sequence ATGAGGAACCCGGAATTTAAAGAACAGCTGCATGAATATTCGCAGTGGCGCAGTCAGTTGATACAAGCGATTGAAATGTATCAAGAATGGCGTATCCGTTATGGGATGAACGATGTTCATAGCACCGGGACAATTTTGAATATCCTTAATGGCTTGGAATCGGACCGCGTTACGCTGGCTTTTGTTGCGGAGTTTTCGCGCGGCAAAACGGAGCTGATCAATGCTTTGTTTTTTGCCGAAACCGGTGTTCGATTGTTGCCTTCAGCTCCTGGTCGGACAACGATGTCGCCTACCGAAGTATTTTATGACGAGGAGGGGGGCAGTTATATTCGTCTGCTGAATATAGAAAGTCGCTTAGAAGATATTTCGCTGGCCGAGTATAAAAACAATCCCGCTCGCTGGACACAAATCGATCTAAATTTCGATTCTCCGACGCAAATGCAAGAAGCATTTAAAGAGTTGATCGCCACAAAGAGCGTGCCAAGGGATGTAGCGGATAAATTGGGATTATGGAACGAACGTGAAGCGGCCGAGCAAGGGGTCGTTAATCCTGAAACCGTTGAAATTCCATGTTGGCGCCATGCATTAATCAGTTTTCCGCATCCGTTATTGAAGGAAGGACTTTGTATTCTCGACACGCCGGGCTTGAATGCATTAGGTACCGAGCCTGAGCTGACGTTGAACATGCTTCCAAGCGCTCAGGCAATCATATTCGTTCTAGCTGCCGATACCGGAGTGACGAAAAGCGACTTGGAAATGTGGCGTAATCATGTTTGTAGCGCTAGGGGCGGGAGAAAGCATGGATTAGCTGTCGTCATGAACAAAATCGATTCGATGTGGGACGATCTAGCCGGTGAGACGGGTTATGACGCAGCCATAGAATCGCAAATTAGCACGTCGGCCGGAATTTTAAATATCGACGAATCATCCATCTTTCCGGTATCGGCAAAGCAGGCGCTGCTGGCGAAGGTAAAATCGGATAATGTCTTGCTCGAAAAAAGTCGGTTATATTCCTTGGAAAAATATTTGTCCGACGACATCCTGAAGCAACGGCGGCAAATATTACTCAATACGATTAAAAAAGATATCGGTTTTTTGGTGGGTGAATCGTCTAATCTTACCGACGGTAAGTTGACCAATGCTACCAAGCAATTGGAGGAGTTCAAGAAGCTGGATTTTGAAAATCATGAAATGACCGAAAAGCTGATGGCCGAAACCCGTGACAGGCAACAGCATTACATGGTTAATGTCGAAAACTTTCAAGCTAGCCGTAAGGTTTTTAGTGTGCAGGCAAAAATCCTGATTGACTCGTTTGCCAAGGAAAAAGTCGATGAGATCATCCGGCAGACTCGGGAAGATATGACCAAGAGTTTAACGACATACGGCATGAAGCAGCAAATCCGTAAGTTGTTCGACGATTTACGGGACTTATTGCAGGATGCAGTCGATACGACTAATGAAACACGCCGTTTGGTTAAAGCGATTCATAAAAAGTTTCAGGACGAATACGGTTTCAAGGAAATCGAACCGCAGCTTTTCTCGATTAAGCAATACCAGTTCGAATTAGAACAGATCTTCGAAGAAGGCGAAGCATTCCGGACCAGCGCAAAAACCACATTGACCGAACAAAGCATTGTAGTTAACAGGCTTTATAGTACGTTAATTAGTAAGGCGCGAAATATTATGAAACATGCCCAAAAAGATGCTGCCGCCTGGAGTAACAGCGTTTTGACACCGTTGATGCATCAAATCAAGGATCATAAAAAACAGATTGAAGGGCGTTTGCAAATGCTGAGGAAGATTAATGAATCCAAAGGTAGCGTTGCCGAAAATATAGCGATTCTGGAACAAGAGCTAGAGCCGTTAAAAAGACAGCGAAGCGAATTGGCAACGATCATCAAGGCGATGCAATTGGATATGTCGGCTGATAGTGAGCAGTAA
- the trpD gene encoding anthranilate phosphoribosyltransferase, which produces MDLKQALQALLTKHNLNHEQMRDVMRIIMTGGATDAQIAAFLIALRCKGETIEEIAAAVEVMRELADTIEICGEHVVDTCGTGGDGANTFNISTASAFVVAAAGGKVAKHGNRSVSSRTGSADVLEAAGVNLDLSHEQVIRCVNEVGVGFLFAPKHHGAMKYSVGPRQEMGVRTLFNLLGPLSNPAKAPNQLIGVYAKEWVRPMTEVLKKLGSQHVIVVSAEDGLDEISIASSTSVAELKNGNINCYTITPVQFGLKRGNLEELAVDSAAESLAMIYSALDNQPGPARDIVALNAGAAIYAAGLTDNLHSGVHKAQIAIESGMAKAKLNTFIEFSNALTSSESS; this is translated from the coding sequence ATGGATCTCAAACAAGCTCTGCAAGCTCTCCTGACCAAGCATAATCTCAATCACGAGCAAATGCGCGACGTGATGCGCATTATTATGACCGGCGGTGCGACCGATGCACAAATTGCCGCATTCTTGATTGCGTTACGCTGCAAAGGAGAAACCATTGAGGAAATCGCCGCTGCTGTCGAAGTGATGCGAGAATTAGCCGACACCATCGAAATCTGCGGCGAGCATGTCGTGGACACCTGCGGCACAGGCGGTGATGGCGCAAACACATTCAATATTTCAACGGCCAGCGCTTTCGTCGTTGCGGCAGCCGGAGGCAAAGTCGCCAAACACGGCAATCGTTCAGTTTCCAGCCGCACCGGCAGTGCCGACGTGCTGGAAGCGGCCGGTGTCAACCTGGACTTAAGCCACGAACAAGTCATCCGCTGCGTCAATGAAGTCGGCGTCGGTTTTTTGTTCGCACCGAAACATCACGGCGCAATGAAATATTCGGTCGGACCTCGCCAAGAAATGGGCGTACGGACACTATTCAACCTATTAGGTCCATTATCCAATCCGGCTAAGGCACCGAATCAATTGATCGGCGTCTATGCAAAGGAATGGGTTCGGCCGATGACCGAAGTACTAAAAAAACTCGGCAGCCAGCATGTCATCGTGGTCAGCGCAGAAGACGGACTCGATGAAATCAGCATTGCCTCATCGACTTCGGTGGCGGAATTGAAAAACGGCAACATCAATTGCTACACGATCACACCGGTCCAATTCGGTCTCAAACGAGGCAACCTGGAAGAGCTTGCGGTCGATAGTGCCGCAGAGAGCCTAGCTATGATTTATTCGGCACTCGACAATCAACCGGGACCTGCCCGAGACATCGTCGCGCTCAATGCCGGCGCGGCAATTTATGCGGCAGGCCTGACCGACAACTTACATTCCGGCGTGCATAAAGCTCAAATAGCCATTGAAAGTGGCATGGCAAAAGCGAAATTGAATACATTCATCGAATTTTCCAACGCGCTAACTTCAAGCGAATCATCATGA
- a CDS encoding response regulator: MRLLLVEDDEILGDGIQAGLTMEGYAVDWLRNGTQADEALKSNSYELIVMDLNLPGMDGLNLLSEIRKRKDETPVLILTARDGIDDRVTLLDSGADDFVVKPFDLSEVCARLRALARRQAGRSVSQIEHKGIVLDPAAHTVTIHNTPVNLSQKEFGILNFLMNNIGKVVSKARIEEALYSWGSEIESNTVEVHIHHLRKKLGSDYIRTVRGVGYILDEN; this comes from the coding sequence ATGCGGCTATTATTGGTCGAAGACGATGAAATTCTGGGCGACGGCATACAAGCCGGCCTAACGATGGAAGGCTATGCGGTCGATTGGCTTAGGAACGGCACGCAGGCAGATGAAGCACTGAAATCCAACAGTTATGAACTGATTGTAATGGATCTTAATCTGCCGGGCATGGACGGCTTAAACCTACTTTCCGAAATCAGAAAACGAAAAGATGAAACCCCGGTCTTGATCTTAACAGCAAGGGACGGTATCGACGATCGAGTTACTTTACTCGATAGCGGCGCCGACGACTTTGTCGTTAAACCGTTCGATTTATCGGAAGTCTGCGCCCGCCTTCGAGCACTAGCCAGAAGACAAGCGGGAAGAAGCGTCTCTCAAATCGAACATAAAGGCATCGTGCTAGATCCCGCCGCGCATACCGTCACGATCCATAACACCCCGGTTAATTTATCGCAAAAGGAATTCGGCATTTTAAATTTTTTAATGAATAATATCGGTAAGGTCGTTTCCAAGGCGCGTATCGAGGAAGCCTTATATTCCTGGGGTTCTGAAATAGAAAGCAATACTGTCGAAGTGCATATCCACCATCTACGCAAAAAGCTAGGCTCGGATTACATCCGCACAGTCAGAGGCGTCGGCTACATACTCGATGAGAATTAA
- a CDS encoding anthranilate synthase component II, producing the protein MSAVKLVMIDNYDSFTYNLVQYFGELGADVTVVRNDEVTVTDIERLAPDKIVISPGPCTPNEAGVSVEAILKFAGRFPILGVCLGHQSIGHAFGGNIIHAKSIMHGKTSPVYHNDIGVFKGLNNPFTATRYHSLVIDQATLPECLEITAWTQDETGNIEEIMGVRHKIFDIEGVQFHPESILTEHGHDLLRNFLDR; encoded by the coding sequence ATGAGCGCCGTCAAACTGGTTATGATCGATAATTACGACTCGTTCACTTATAACCTGGTGCAATATTTCGGCGAACTCGGCGCCGATGTAACGGTCGTACGCAACGACGAAGTCACCGTGACCGATATCGAACGTCTGGCGCCCGATAAAATCGTCATTTCACCGGGGCCTTGCACACCTAACGAGGCCGGAGTTTCGGTCGAAGCGATCTTGAAATTCGCAGGCCGTTTTCCGATTCTAGGCGTGTGTCTCGGCCATCAAAGTATTGGACATGCTTTCGGAGGCAACATCATCCATGCCAAAAGCATTATGCATGGCAAAACCTCGCCGGTTTATCACAACGATATTGGGGTATTCAAAGGACTGAACAACCCGTTTACCGCAACGCGCTATCATTCTCTGGTCATCGATCAAGCCACGCTGCCGGAGTGTCTTGAAATCACGGCGTGGACTCAGGACGAAACCGGCAATATCGAAGAAATCATGGGCGTCCGCCATAAAATATTTGATATCGAAGGCGTGCAGTTTCATCCGGAATCGATCTTGACTGAACACGGCCACGATCTGCTGCGAAACTTTTTGGACAGATAA
- the pyrE gene encoding orotate phosphoribosyltransferase yields the protein MLDYQKDFIRYALDCGVLKFGEFQLKSGRISPYFFNTGLFDTGAKLGKLGEFYARALLESKLDIDMLFGPAYKGIPLVSATSIAYARITGRDMPFAFNRKEAKGHGEGGVIVGTPLFGKVLILDDVITAGTSVRESVAIINGEGAYPAGVLIALDRQEKGPDGQSATQEVRKTYDMPVQSIVSLEQIIEYLETVQDLGYPVDAIIEYRKQYGI from the coding sequence ATGCTTGATTACCAAAAAGATTTTATTCGGTATGCCCTGGACTGCGGCGTACTCAAATTCGGTGAATTTCAATTAAAATCGGGACGCATAAGTCCTTATTTTTTCAATACCGGATTGTTCGATACCGGTGCGAAATTGGGCAAATTGGGCGAGTTTTACGCGCGGGCCTTGCTGGAGTCCAAATTAGATATCGATATGTTGTTTGGCCCGGCATATAAAGGCATTCCGCTGGTTAGTGCGACTTCGATTGCTTATGCTCGAATAACCGGAAGAGATATGCCGTTTGCATTCAATCGCAAGGAAGCCAAGGGTCACGGCGAGGGCGGAGTGATCGTCGGTACGCCTTTGTTCGGGAAGGTTCTGATTTTGGATGATGTGATTACGGCCGGGACGTCGGTGCGCGAGTCCGTCGCCATTATTAACGGAGAGGGTGCTTATCCTGCGGGAGTGCTTATCGCGCTGGATCGGCAGGAAAAAGGCCCAGATGGGCAATCCGCTACACAGGAAGTCAGGAAAACGTATGATATGCCGGTCCAAAGTATCGTTTCACTCGAACAAATTATTGAATATTTGGAAACTGTTCAGGATCTAGGTTATCCAGTTGATGCAATTATCGAATACCGCAAACAATACGGTATTTAA